One Trichoplusia ni isolate ovarian cell line Hi5 chromosome 6, tn1, whole genome shotgun sequence DNA segment encodes these proteins:
- the LOC113494897 gene encoding RNA polymerase II degradation factor 1-like isoform X2, whose protein sequence is MGSVKTWSTKEEVLKDLAKASGRRIGNLDDGYLVVGDGPPPIIVEDDDFEMRLMFGDTAATGRKSMPSGNDSPDLLGIQQMLQMVKDYSDEEEETVKDTQSSDCVISITKGNDKKTEEADNSKNDSNVKIDHKSIDVNANSANKDEYEEIATKLKNKISDAAKSDTFELKKQKNVAIATLLRLYANNKSPSNEVDSSIKLIKPDFFKSSHPLSSSATSTPEPKDDTQSTPAGSSASRSSTPAQTPSENNSSESNTTKPKVKLDPEMRSSIEKVSKWLEEPTKKKSKPVYLNPIAFKRKEITPPSSSPSMSETKPSPKRNITNDKQQYKPSDFASDLGKKYMERSKILEAKQNEVTWSNLDKVLKQKDMLIKKRLQETQSQNNDTSLE, encoded by the exons ATGGGATCTGTAAAGACTTGGTCAACGAAGGAAGAAGTTCTTAAAGATCTTGCAAAAGCTTCTGGCAGAAGAATTGGGAACCTTGACGACGGATATTTGGTTGTCGGAGATGGTCCTCCGCCAATTATTGTTGAAGATGacg attttgaGATGCGTCTCATGTTTGGAGACACAGCAGCGACTGGCCGAAAGAGCATGCCATCGGGGAATGATTCCCCAGACCTTCTAGGCATACAGCAAATGCTACAGATG GTGAAAGACTACTCTGACGAAGAAGAGGAGACTGTGAAAGATACTCAATCTTCTGATTGTGTTATATCTATTACCAAA GGCAATGACAAGAAAACTGAAGAGGCAGACAACTCAAAAAACGATTCTAATGTTAAAATCGATCATAAAAGTATAGATGTGAATGCGAATAGTGCAAACAAAGACGAATATGAAGAAATTGCGacaaaactgaaaaacaaaatcagtGACGCAGCAAAATCTGACACTTTCGAGTTGAAGAAGCAAAAAAATGTCGCTATTGCAACTCTTTTGCGATTGTATGCTAATAACAAATCGCCCAGTAACGAAGTCGATAGCAGCATTAAGCTTATAAAACCAGATTTCTTTAAATCGTCACATCCCTTGTCTTCATCGGCGACATCTACCCCAGAACCCAAAGACGATACACAGTCGACACCTGCGGGTTCGAGTGCCAGCCGCAGCTCCACGCCCGCCCAAACGCCTTCGGAAAACAATTCAAGCGAAAGTAACACAACCAAACCTAAGGTTAAATTAGATCCGGAAATGAGAAGCTCAATTGAAAAAGTTAGTAAATGGCTGGAAGAgcctactaaaaaaaaatctaaaccaGTGTATCTTAACCCTATAGctttcaaaagaaaagaaatcacACCTCCAAGTTCGTCACCTTCCATGAGCGAAACGAAACCGAGTCCTAAGCGAAACATTACCAATGACAAGCAACAATATAAGCCATCCGACTTTGCCTCGGACTTAGGCAAGAAGTATATGGAAAGAAGCAAGATTTTAGAAGCAAAGCAAAACGAGGTAACGTGGTCAAACCTCGACAAAGTATTGAAACAAAAAGACATGTTGATAAAAAAGCGTTTGCAGGAGACTCAGAGTCAAAATAACGATACGTCACTCGAATGA
- the LOC113494897 gene encoding C-type lectin domain-containing protein 180-like isoform X1 encodes MGSVKTWSTKEEVLKDLAKASGRRIGNLDDGYLVVGDGPPPIIVEDDDFEMRLMFGDTAATGRKSMPSGNDSPDLLGIQQMLQMVKDYSDEEEETVKDTQSSDCVISITKVSNLNPCVEEFRPKNIKSDRLTSHSPGNNVSNNPNVVTQGNDKKTEEADNSKNDSNVKIDHKSIDVNANSANKDEYEEIATKLKNKISDAAKSDTFELKKQKNVAIATLLRLYANNKSPSNEVDSSIKLIKPDFFKSSHPLSSSATSTPEPKDDTQSTPAGSSASRSSTPAQTPSENNSSESNTTKPKVKLDPEMRSSIEKVSKWLEEPTKKKSKPVYLNPIAFKRKEITPPSSSPSMSETKPSPKRNITNDKQQYKPSDFASDLGKKYMERSKILEAKQNEVTWSNLDKVLKQKDMLIKKRLQETQSQNNDTSLE; translated from the exons ATGGGATCTGTAAAGACTTGGTCAACGAAGGAAGAAGTTCTTAAAGATCTTGCAAAAGCTTCTGGCAGAAGAATTGGGAACCTTGACGACGGATATTTGGTTGTCGGAGATGGTCCTCCGCCAATTATTGTTGAAGATGacg attttgaGATGCGTCTCATGTTTGGAGACACAGCAGCGACTGGCCGAAAGAGCATGCCATCGGGGAATGATTCCCCAGACCTTCTAGGCATACAGCAAATGCTACAGATG GTGAAAGACTACTCTGACGAAGAAGAGGAGACTGTGAAAGATACTCAATCTTCTGATTGTGTTATATCTATTACCAAAGTTAGTAATTTAAATCCTTGTGTTGAGGAGTTCAGACCAAAAAATATCAAGTCAGATAGGCTAACTAGTCATAGTCCTGGTAACAATGTTAGCAATAACCCGAATGTTGTCACACAGGGCAATGACAAGAAAACTGAAGAGGCAGACAACTCAAAAAACGATTCTAATGTTAAAATCGATCATAAAAGTATAGATGTGAATGCGAATAGTGCAAACAAAGACGAATATGAAGAAATTGCGacaaaactgaaaaacaaaatcagtGACGCAGCAAAATCTGACACTTTCGAGTTGAAGAAGCAAAAAAATGTCGCTATTGCAACTCTTTTGCGATTGTATGCTAATAACAAATCGCCCAGTAACGAAGTCGATAGCAGCATTAAGCTTATAAAACCAGATTTCTTTAAATCGTCACATCCCTTGTCTTCATCGGCGACATCTACCCCAGAACCCAAAGACGATACACAGTCGACACCTGCGGGTTCGAGTGCCAGCCGCAGCTCCACGCCCGCCCAAACGCCTTCGGAAAACAATTCAAGCGAAAGTAACACAACCAAACCTAAGGTTAAATTAGATCCGGAAATGAGAAGCTCAATTGAAAAAGTTAGTAAATGGCTGGAAGAgcctactaaaaaaaaatctaaaccaGTGTATCTTAACCCTATAGctttcaaaagaaaagaaatcacACCTCCAAGTTCGTCACCTTCCATGAGCGAAACGAAACCGAGTCCTAAGCGAAACATTACCAATGACAAGCAACAATATAAGCCATCCGACTTTGCCTCGGACTTAGGCAAGAAGTATATGGAAAGAAGCAAGATTTTAGAAGCAAAGCAAAACGAGGTAACGTGGTCAAACCTCGACAAAGTATTGAAACAAAAAGACATGTTGATAAAAAAGCGTTTGCAGGAGACTCAGAGTCAAAATAACGATACGTCACTCGAATGA